A region of Curvibacter sp. AEP1-3 DNA encodes the following proteins:
- the ispC gene encoding 1-deoxy-D-xylulose-5-phosphate reductoisomerase: MKKITVLGSTGSIGVNTLDVLRRHPESFSVFALTASSNVEVIYAQCMEFRPQFAVMVNPKHAMELQARLKQSGAKTEVLAGPAALDEVAAHADVDTVMAAIVGAAGLSSCIAAATAGKRLLLANKEALVVGGEVFMSAVKQGGAVLLPIDSEHSAIFQSLPDSRDHWPSVIDKLILTASGGPFRTWNQSQIREATPEQACAHPNWVMGRKISVDSATMMNKALEVIEAKFLFDVLPRQIDVIIHPQSVVHSMVQYVDNSVVAQLGTPDMRGPIAYGLAWPQRVASGSSALDFSTMASLTFESIHSEAHQARFPGLKLAWETLMGQAGSTVVLNAANEIAVAAFLDRRIRFDQIHTVNTRTLTQLDFVSPDNLSSLMALDTEARSLAENICTSLLQ; this comes from the coding sequence ATGAAAAAAATCACAGTGTTGGGATCGACAGGGTCTATCGGGGTCAATACCCTGGATGTATTGAGACGCCATCCCGAAAGTTTTTCTGTCTTCGCGCTCACTGCTTCGTCCAACGTTGAGGTGATTTATGCCCAATGCATGGAGTTTCGGCCGCAATTTGCGGTCATGGTGAACCCCAAACATGCGATGGAGCTTCAGGCACGCCTGAAGCAATCCGGTGCAAAGACGGAGGTGCTCGCGGGACCAGCCGCACTGGATGAGGTGGCAGCACATGCCGATGTAGATACGGTGATGGCGGCGATTGTTGGGGCCGCAGGCTTGTCGTCGTGTATTGCTGCGGCAACCGCCGGGAAAAGATTGCTTTTGGCAAATAAAGAAGCTCTAGTAGTTGGCGGTGAAGTGTTTATGTCGGCCGTAAAGCAAGGCGGAGCGGTTTTGTTGCCCATTGATAGCGAGCACTCGGCCATTTTCCAGTCGCTTCCGGATAGTCGGGATCATTGGCCATCCGTTATTGACAAACTGATCTTGACGGCATCGGGTGGTCCTTTCCGAACATGGAACCAATCTCAAATCCGTGAGGCGACACCTGAACAAGCCTGCGCTCACCCCAATTGGGTCATGGGGCGCAAAATTTCAGTGGACTCCGCGACCATGATGAATAAGGCGTTGGAGGTCATTGAGGCTAAGTTTCTTTTCGATGTGCTTCCCCGACAGATTGACGTCATCATTCACCCACAAAGTGTGGTGCACTCCATGGTGCAGTACGTCGATAACTCAGTGGTTGCCCAATTGGGTACCCCCGACATGCGCGGCCCTATCGCGTATGGCTTGGCATGGCCGCAACGGGTCGCATCGGGGTCTTCTGCATTGGATTTTTCCACCATGGCGTCGCTAACCTTTGAATCCATTCATTCGGAGGCGCACCAAGCACGATTCCCCGGGTTAAAACTCGCTTGGGAAACTTTAATGGGGCAAGCAGGATCTACAGTCGTGTTGAATGCAGCGAATGAAATTGCTGTTGCTGCATTTTTGGATCGCCGTATCCGTTTCGATCAAATCCATACCGTGAACACACGCACCTTGACCCAGCTGGATTTCGTATCCCCTGACAATTTATCGTCTTT